A genomic window from Salvia hispanica cultivar TCC Black 2014 chromosome 5, UniMelb_Shisp_WGS_1.0, whole genome shotgun sequence includes:
- the LOC125188387 gene encoding protein HIGH CHLOROPHYLL FLUORESCENCE PHENOTYPE 244, chloroplastic, protein MVSTLHAQLSAPLKHHLPSHASLSWRRNLSSDAIASTSSSTFTTKGRGNAAVITCNAQAAPAAVNLAPGTPVRPTSILVVGATGTLGRQVVRRALDEGYDVRCLVRPRPAPADFLRDWGATVVNADLSKPETIPATLVGVHTVIDCATGRPEEPIKTVDWEGKVALIQCAKAMGIQKFIFFSIHNCDKHPEVPLMEIKYCTEKFLRDSGLNHVVIRLCGFMQGLIGQYAVPILEEKSVWGTDAPTRIAYMDTQDIARLTFIALRNESINGKLLTFAGPRAWTTQEVITLCERLAGQDANVTTVPVSVLRFTRQLTRLFEWTSDVADRLAFSEVLTSDTVFSAPMTDTYQLLGVDAKDISSLEKYLQDYFTNILKKLKDIKAQSKQTDIFF, encoded by the exons ATGGTCTCCACTCTCCATGCTCAGCTATCCGCCCCCCTCAAGCATCACCTCCCCTCCCACGCCTCACTCTCATGGCGCCGCAATTTATCATCCGATGCCATTGCCTCCACCTCCTCTTCCACCTTCACTACTAAAG GTAGGGGCAACGCGGCCGTGATTACTTGCAACGCACAGGCTGCGCCGGCGGCGGTGAATTTGGCTCCCGGAACGCCGGTCAGGCCGACGAGCATACTGGTTGTGGGCGCCACGGGCACATTGGGCAGGCAGGTTGTGAGGAGAGCTCTAGATGAAGGCTATGATGTTCGCTGCCTAGTTCGCCCTCGCCCCGCCCCTGCTGATTTCCTCCGCGATTGGGGCGCAACTGTCGTCAAT GCAGATTTGAGCAAACCTGAGACGATACCTGCAACACTGGTTGGGGTACATACAGTTATTGATTGTGCTACAGGACGTCCGGAGGAGCCCATAAAAACC GTAGACTGGGAAGGAAAAGTTGCTCTTATTCAATGTGCAAAGGCCATGGGAATCCAGAAATTCATCTTCTTTTCCATCCACAACTGTGACAAGCATCCTGAGGTTCCACTTATGGAGATCAAGTACTGCACAGAGAAGTTTCTTCGTGATTCAGGCTTAAACCACGTAGTTATCCGACTGTGTGGTTTCATGCAG GGCCTGATCGGACAATATGCAGTACCCATACTCGAAGAGAAATCTGTTTGGGGCACTGATGCGCCTACAAGAATCGCATACATGGATACCCAA GATATCGCTCGACTAACATTTATAGCTCTACGCAATGAGAGCATCAACGGAAAGCTTCTTACATTTGCTGGACCTCGTGCATGGACAACCCAAGAG GTGATAACCTTGTGTGAGAGGCTTGCTGGTCAAGATGCAAATGTTACCACTGTACCAGTATCAGTTCTGAGATTCACTCGTCAGCTAACTCGCCTATTTGAATGGACCAGTGATGTTGCTGATAGATTGGCATTCTCAGAG GTTCTGACCAGTGACACAGTCTTCTCTGCCCCAATGACCGACACGTACCAACTTCTCGGAGTGGATGCAAAGGACATTAGCTCACTAGAGAAATATCTGCAGGATTACTTCACCAACATTTTGAAGAAGCTGAAAGACATCAAAGCACAGTCTAAGCAAACTGACATCTTCTTTTGA
- the LOC125188386 gene encoding mitochondrial import inner membrane translocase subunit TIM44-2-like isoform X1 encodes MATRKLARDLFLSRRVILHRQLLLPQQVSRPPNAYLFRRDFGVFNEFSKKIKGEVEKNQELQKSIKEMKEKAEEFKGVTENLQMRTKQTTEQLLKHVDGVLTEAEVKAKKVYADVEEKISTAKEEVKEKLDFGKQKPAGEDGSAASGNTNEKDGTNASSGEEKQQQSESGDGAESLFDRVKSGVSSMSPKMSSAFHKIKEAKPVDLVKKGYDIVKDELKGNPNRRKRLGYDASSTPTPSAKIEKSTRTDIVVVPTKQSAWSKKWDAFKNKMRGNPVFKRVSGFSEPVIEKSQEIAEDMRERWETSDHPVVHKIQDISETVLGESDAAMSFKEIRRRDPTFSLPEFVTEVQEAVRPVLNAYFKGDAKVLEKYCSSHVIERCKAEHQALQTQGIFFDNKILHVSDAEVRETKMMGDSPIIIVAFQTQQVYCVRDRQGAITEGGQDTIHTVYYAWAMQQLDPEEAGEGAPYSTWKLREMQQLGVRALI; translated from the exons ATGGCCACCAGAAAGCTCGCCCGAGATTTGTTCTTGTCGAGGCGTGTTATTCTTCATCGGCAGCTATTATTACCTCAGCAG GTTTCGAGGCCTCCAAACGCCTACCTGTTTAGGCGCGACTTCGGCGTGTTCAATGAATTCTCTAAGAAGATCAAAGGGGAAGTTGAAAA AAATCAGGAGTTGCAGAAATCTATTAAGGAAATGAAAGAGAAAGCTGAAGAATTCAAAGGGGTAACTGAGAATCTGCAAATGAG AACGAAGCAGACTACTGAGCAGCTGTTGAAGCATGTAGATGGTGTATTGACGGAGGCTGAAGTGAAGGCGAAGAAg GTTTATGCTGatgtagaagaaaaaatttCGACTGCAAAAGAGGAG gTAAAAGAAAAACTTGATTTTGGAAAGCAAAAGCCAGCAGGAGAAGATGGAAGTGCTGCTAGTGGAAACACAAATGAGAAAGATGGAACAAATGCTTCATCTGGTGAAGAAAAGCAACAACAGTCTGAATCTGGGGATGGTGCAGAGTCCCTATTTGACAGGGTCAAATCTGGTGTCTCCTCAATGTCTCCCAAGATGTCATCAGCATTCCACAAGATTAAAGAAGCAAAACCTGTTGACTTGGTAAAGAAGGGCTATGACATTGTGAAGGATGAATTAAAAGGCAATCCCAATAGGAGAAAGCGTCTTGGTTATGATGCTTCTTCGACTCCCACTCCCTCagcaaaaattgaaaaaagtacTCGTACTGATATTGTTGTGGTCCCTACAAAGCAATCAGCATGGAGTAAGAAATGGGATGCATTCAAGAATAAG ATGCGAGGCAATCCTGTATTTAAGCGTGTCAGTGGGTTTAGCGAACCTGTCATTGAGAAGAGTCAGGAG ATTGCTGAAGATATGCGTGAGAGATGGGAGACTAGTGATCATCCAGTAGTTCACAAAATCCAAGA TATTAGTGAAACTGTTCTTGGAGAATCAGATGCTGCCATGTCATTCAAAGAGATTCGGCGCAGGGATCC GACTTTTTCCTTACCTGAGTTTGTGACTGAGGTTCAAGAAGCAGTCAGACCAGTTCTCAATGCTTATTTCAAG GGGGATGCAAAAGTTTTGGAAAAGTATTGTAGCTCCCATGTAATTGAGAGGTGTAAAGCAGAGCATCAAGCTTTGCAAACCCAaggaattttttttgataacAAG ATTTTACATGTATCAGATGCTGAAGTCCGAGAGACCAAAATGATGGGAGATTCTCCCATAATCATTGTGGCA TTCCAGACGCAGCAGGTCTACTGTGTTCGTGATAGACAAGGCGCGATAACAGAAGGTGGCCAG GATACAATCCACACCGTATATTATGCTTGGGCTATGCAGCAGTTGGACCCGGAAGAAGCGGGAGAGGGTGCTCCTTACTCGACTTGGAAGCTCAGAGAAATGCAGCAACTAGGTGTCCGAGCCCTCATTTGA
- the LOC125188386 gene encoding mitochondrial import inner membrane translocase subunit TIM44-2-like isoform X2: MAKCRTKQTTEQLLKHVDGVLTEAEVKAKKVYADVEEKISTAKEEVKEKLDFGKQKPAGEDGSAASGNTNEKDGTNASSGEEKQQQSESGDGAESLFDRVKSGVSSMSPKMSSAFHKIKEAKPVDLVKKGYDIVKDELKGNPNRRKRLGYDASSTPTPSAKIEKSTRTDIVVVPTKQSAWSKKWDAFKNKMRGNPVFKRVSGFSEPVIEKSQEIAEDMRERWETSDHPVVHKIQDISETVLGESDAAMSFKEIRRRDPTFSLPEFVTEVQEAVRPVLNAYFKGDAKVLEKYCSSHVIERCKAEHQALQTQGIFFDNKILHVSDAEVRETKMMGDSPIIIVAFQTQQVYCVRDRQGAITEGGQDTIHTVYYAWAMQQLDPEEAGEGAPYSTWKLREMQQLGVRALI, translated from the exons ATGGCGAAATGCAGAACGAAGCAGACTACTGAGCAGCTGTTGAAGCATGTAGATGGTGTATTGACGGAGGCTGAAGTGAAGGCGAAGAAg GTTTATGCTGatgtagaagaaaaaatttCGACTGCAAAAGAGGAG gTAAAAGAAAAACTTGATTTTGGAAAGCAAAAGCCAGCAGGAGAAGATGGAAGTGCTGCTAGTGGAAACACAAATGAGAAAGATGGAACAAATGCTTCATCTGGTGAAGAAAAGCAACAACAGTCTGAATCTGGGGATGGTGCAGAGTCCCTATTTGACAGGGTCAAATCTGGTGTCTCCTCAATGTCTCCCAAGATGTCATCAGCATTCCACAAGATTAAAGAAGCAAAACCTGTTGACTTGGTAAAGAAGGGCTATGACATTGTGAAGGATGAATTAAAAGGCAATCCCAATAGGAGAAAGCGTCTTGGTTATGATGCTTCTTCGACTCCCACTCCCTCagcaaaaattgaaaaaagtacTCGTACTGATATTGTTGTGGTCCCTACAAAGCAATCAGCATGGAGTAAGAAATGGGATGCATTCAAGAATAAG ATGCGAGGCAATCCTGTATTTAAGCGTGTCAGTGGGTTTAGCGAACCTGTCATTGAGAAGAGTCAGGAG ATTGCTGAAGATATGCGTGAGAGATGGGAGACTAGTGATCATCCAGTAGTTCACAAAATCCAAGA TATTAGTGAAACTGTTCTTGGAGAATCAGATGCTGCCATGTCATTCAAAGAGATTCGGCGCAGGGATCC GACTTTTTCCTTACCTGAGTTTGTGACTGAGGTTCAAGAAGCAGTCAGACCAGTTCTCAATGCTTATTTCAAG GGGGATGCAAAAGTTTTGGAAAAGTATTGTAGCTCCCATGTAATTGAGAGGTGTAAAGCAGAGCATCAAGCTTTGCAAACCCAaggaattttttttgataacAAG ATTTTACATGTATCAGATGCTGAAGTCCGAGAGACCAAAATGATGGGAGATTCTCCCATAATCATTGTGGCA TTCCAGACGCAGCAGGTCTACTGTGTTCGTGATAGACAAGGCGCGATAACAGAAGGTGGCCAG GATACAATCCACACCGTATATTATGCTTGGGCTATGCAGCAGTTGGACCCGGAAGAAGCGGGAGAGGGTGCTCCTTACTCGACTTGGAAGCTCAGAGAAATGCAGCAACTAGGTGTCCGAGCCCTCATTTGA